One genomic region from Nitrospira sp. encodes:
- a CDS encoding DUF3015 family protein, with protein MMARRFVLIPSFLLTLAGCMTNATVELTKAPFDATTDLTNGTSGATREFLDPLTEFTSSTTPGALSAGQLLRAKQKATFFAMQSQDNLRTDIARGQGEYLASLAMLTGVSVDRWTDFQTTMIGSYSTLFDQQLSPSQSTERVVNLAWANGYGMHRAAP; from the coding sequence ATGATGGCTAGACGCTTCGTACTGATCCCCAGTTTCCTCCTCACACTCGCCGGCTGCATGACGAACGCTACTGTCGAACTGACGAAGGCGCCGTTCGACGCCACGACCGATCTCACCAACGGCACGTCCGGCGCCACCAGGGAGTTTCTTGATCCGTTGACGGAATTCACCTCCAGCACCACGCCCGGCGCCTTGTCGGCAGGGCAACTCCTGAGAGCCAAGCAGAAAGCCACCTTCTTCGCCATGCAGAGTCAAGACAATCTCCGCACGGATATCGCGCGAGGTCAGGGAGAATATCTGGCGTCACTGGCCATGCTCACCGGCGTCTCCGTAGACCGGTGGACCGACTTTCAAACGACGATGATCGGCTCCTACTCCACGCTCTTCGACCAACAACTCTCCCCATCGCAGTCGACAGAACGAGTGGTAAACCTGGCTTGGGCAAACGGTTATGGTATGCACCGAGCAGCACCGTGA
- a CDS encoding HNH endonuclease, translated as MPDNIISHIEMCRREGKNLQRGMNFDLGGNHSVVLMSRRANAPYRDRLDDKGSTLIYEGHDTPRTQACRNPKAVDQPLTRPSGRLTENGKFCEAARDFKNGKRPPERVRVYEKILPGIWSYNGVFHLVDAWQEPDEQRQVLKFKLIAVSGEDDFSQPVRIDAERRRIIPTAVKLEVWRRDGGKCCLCEATDELHFDHVVPYSKGGTSLTAVNVQLLCARHNLQKHGRIE; from the coding sequence ATGCCAGACAACATCATTTCTCATATCGAAATGTGCCGACGAGAGGGCAAGAATCTTCAGCGTGGGATGAATTTCGACCTAGGAGGAAACCACTCCGTCGTCCTGATGTCGCGACGTGCAAATGCTCCTTACAGAGATCGGCTGGATGACAAGGGGAGCACACTCATCTATGAGGGGCATGATACACCCAGGACTCAGGCTTGTCGTAACCCAAAGGCAGTGGACCAGCCATTGACCCGTCCTTCGGGAAGGCTCACTGAAAATGGGAAGTTTTGTGAAGCGGCGCGTGATTTCAAAAATGGCAAACGACCTCCGGAGCGCGTTCGGGTTTATGAGAAAATCCTACCAGGGATATGGTCCTACAACGGTGTTTTCCACCTGGTGGATGCCTGGCAAGAACCCGACGAACAGAGGCAGGTGTTGAAGTTTAAACTCATCGCAGTATCAGGAGAGGACGACTTCTCACAACCAGTGCGCATCGATGCCGAGCGTCGCCGAATCATTCCAACTGCAGTCAAACTTGAAGTCTGGAGAAGAGACGGTGGCAAGTGCTGTCTGTGTGAAGCGACCGATGAACTTCACTTCGACCATGTTGTTCCCTACTCGAAAGGCGGCACTTCTCTCACCGCCGTAAATGTGCAACTTCTGTGTGCACGACATAACCTTCAGAAACATGGCCGAATCGAATAG
- a CDS encoding phosphatase PAP2 family protein — translation MSLDEILFRGINGVAGQSNLLDWIGVELAKPGNLLYPILLAAAYWVWGNWRECVIGGAMLAGVVGATDALGTQLKGLVQRPRPCVTLADVHQLLGCGGAFSFPSNHAANTASAAAFFQVLYPKSGWVSWPLVAAIGVSRVYIGAHYLTDVIGGWIVGGLVGASVAYFLRRWSRFRPVTESASPSQAQAESISWH, via the coding sequence ATGAGTTTGGACGAGATTCTCTTTCGCGGCATCAATGGTGTGGCCGGGCAGTCGAACCTGCTGGATTGGATCGGCGTCGAATTGGCCAAGCCCGGCAATCTGCTCTATCCCATCTTGCTGGCCGCCGCCTATTGGGTCTGGGGCAATTGGCGTGAATGTGTGATCGGCGGGGCAATGCTTGCCGGCGTGGTCGGCGCGACGGACGCACTCGGGACCCAGTTGAAAGGGTTGGTTCAGCGCCCGCGCCCCTGCGTGACGCTTGCGGATGTGCATCAGTTGCTCGGCTGCGGCGGCGCCTTTTCTTTTCCTTCCAATCATGCCGCCAACACGGCATCGGCCGCGGCATTTTTCCAGGTGCTCTACCCGAAATCAGGCTGGGTCAGCTGGCCGTTGGTGGCCGCGATCGGCGTCTCACGCGTCTACATCGGGGCGCACTATCTCACGGACGTGATCGGGGGCTGGATCGTGGGCGGATTGGTTGGTGCAAGCGTCGCATATTTCTTGCGCCGCTGGTCTCGCTTCCGCCCGGTTACCGAGTCGGCCTCTCCATCGCAGGCCCAGGCCGAGTCTATCTCCTGGCACTGA
- a CDS encoding GTP-binding protein, which yields MTQTLPIPFYMLCGSLGAGKTTLLMRLLEHWNSQGHKVGVLMNEAGEVSIDGPRAGTIAEQVLNLAGGCICCDTKDDLAWSIAQLVQDYESTIIVLECSGMADPAEVVDAVTDVYVSRMAKLERIFAMLHPVPLPETGMAELVTRNAIRYADDLILNKRDLYIPGHWEQFRATITHLNPHGRLWETNHARLDVAALLAAPAASPRPTNVHFGKRPEPGKTQEARASHHPMVTTVRLLQPLDRSKFMEWTKSIPDGMERAKGFFRFEGEPELQEFQFFPPRTSTVAPVMLLDEPDHVLVLIGRDYDQERCRASLLACLAQ from the coding sequence ATGACACAGACACTCCCCATCCCCTTTTACATGCTCTGCGGATCACTCGGCGCCGGCAAGACGACGTTGCTGATGCGCCTCCTCGAACATTGGAACAGCCAGGGCCACAAAGTCGGCGTGCTGATGAACGAAGCGGGCGAGGTCAGTATCGACGGGCCGCGCGCAGGCACCATCGCGGAACAGGTTCTGAACCTGGCCGGCGGCTGCATCTGTTGCGATACGAAAGACGATCTGGCGTGGAGCATTGCCCAGCTGGTGCAGGACTACGAGTCCACCATCATCGTCCTGGAATGTTCCGGCATGGCCGACCCGGCGGAGGTGGTCGATGCGGTGACAGATGTGTATGTGTCTCGCATGGCGAAACTCGAACGGATTTTTGCCATGCTGCATCCCGTGCCGCTGCCGGAAACCGGCATGGCGGAACTCGTCACGCGCAACGCCATCCGGTATGCGGATGATTTGATTCTGAACAAACGCGACCTCTACATCCCGGGCCATTGGGAACAGTTTCGCGCGACCATTACCCACCTCAATCCGCACGGCCGGCTATGGGAAACGAATCACGCCAGGCTCGACGTAGCCGCCCTGCTCGCAGCACCCGCCGCCAGCCCTCGACCGACGAATGTGCATTTCGGCAAACGACCGGAGCCAGGCAAGACGCAGGAAGCCCGCGCCTCCCATCACCCCATGGTGACCACCGTGCGGTTACTGCAACCGCTCGATCGTTCAAAGTTCATGGAATGGACGAAGTCCATACCGGATGGGATGGAACGCGCGAAGGGATTTTTTCGCTTTGAAGGGGAACCGGAGCTGCAGGAGTTTCAGTTCTTTCCGCCACGCACCAGCACGGTCGCTCCCGTCATGCTACTCGATGAACCGGACCATGTCTTGGTATTGATCGGACGCGACTACGACCAGGAACGCTGCCGAGCATCCCTCCTCGCCTGCCTTGCGCAATAA